ATAATTTTTCACCTCACCTCCAGCTTCTGGGATGTTTAGTACAATGTGAACGTGTTattggctcagtcctgtctgactctttgccacctcatggactgttgctcaccaggctcttctgtccatgaaacttcccgggcaagaatactggagtgggttgacatttccttctccaggggctctttcctacccagggattgaacccaggtcttctgcattgcaggcggattccttaccctctgagtcatcagggaagccttactACAATGGTGCAGGAGTATTACAAAGGTTTTTGATGGAAATTAAGGGTCTACATTTCCCATTTGGGTTGAAACAGTATAGAACTGAGACAGCAGCCCAGAAGCAGAGGCAGGAGCCAGAGGTGATTGCAGGAAAAGAGGCTGCTTGGAGCTCCCAGATATCCCTACAGGGTTCTGAACTTCCACAAGATGTGGAATATGGTTTTGAGCCTAGTTCTCTCAGCAGGCTTACATTTTCATAGTAAAGGAGCCATTCTGGTCTCATACttgggcatgctgctgctgctactgtcacttcagtcctgtccgactctgtgaccccatagacggcaacctaccaagctcctccttccctgggattctccaggcaagaacactggagtgggttgccatttccttctccaatgctcgaaagtgaaagtgaagctgctcagccGTGTGCGACTCTtatcaaccccgtggactgcagcctaccaggctcctccgtccatgggattttccaggcaagagtaccagagtgggtcaccattgccttctctgacttggGCATGAGTAAGAAAGACGAGGTCAGCTTGGTTCCAAAGTTCTATACCTGCTCCAGCTGGGTCAGAATTCTGTTTTCGTTCTAGACTCACCCAGACTCAGGACAGTCACTGGcttggggatcttccagaactaGAGAGGAGGCCTGCCCTGGCCCCTTAAGGCCATCCAGAACCTATAAGACTTTTAGGTATGGAGTATTCTGACCCttagttcagaaaactaagatcatggcatctggtcccatcacttcatggcaaacagatggggaaacagtggaaacagtgacagactttatttttgggggctccaaaatcactgcagatggtgactgcagtcgtgaaattaaaagatgcttgctccttggaagaaaagcatgaccaacctaggcagcatattacaaagcagagacattactttgctaacaaagtccatctagtcaaagctatggtttttccagtagtcaggtattgatgtgagagttggactataaagaaagctgagcaccgaagaattggtgcttttgaactgtggtgttggagaagactcttgagagtcccttggactgcaaggagatccatccagtccatcctaaaggaaatcagtcctgaatattcattggaaggactgatgatgaagctgaaactccaatactttggccacctgatgtgaagaacttgactcatttgaaaagaccccgattctggcaaagattgaaggcaggaggagaaggggaccacagaagatgagatggttggatggcatcacagactcaatggacatgagtttgagtaaattccgggagttggtgatggacagggaggcctggcctgctgcagtcagTAGGGTCCCAAAgggtccaacacaactgagcgactgaacggaactgatctGACCCGAGTGAGAGTAGGGGCAGATCTTTGTGTTGTCCCTGCGGTTGAGGCACAGAAGCATTTATGATGTAACCAGACGGCAGGGGGAGTAACATTGTTGCTGGGCAACCTGGCTTCATTAACTCTATGGCTTTCCTCAAGGTGCTACCTTGTGCAAAATTTCCTGAAGTctttcctcacccccacccttccccctacCTCAACTCCCCCTTCCTGTGCCCCAGGGAACCAATCAGCCCCCTTCCAACTCTAGCAATCTTGTTATCCTAGTGCAGAGTAGTGACTGAAGACTTAGGGTTTAGTTTTAGACAAACCAGTCTCCATTGTGTAACCCGCAACTTCCTTTCCCTCTGCGCCAGCGTTTGCATTTGTAAAACGGATGGTGGCTAACTAAAACTGGTAGCTAACTAAAACTGTCTCTTAAATGGGCTAAATGTGGCAATACACTCAGGGGCTTAACCCACTGCAAGAGCTTGACGGTGACTATTCATCTTCCAATCATCTGGCAAGTTCATCTCACTCCTCATTCATTCCTTGTAGCGGTTCTTTTCTGTCCTTCTGGTTTAAATCTCAAATATCTATCTAGGTAGTAAAGTTAGTTCGCATCTGACGCCTTTTTTTGGTCTGTCCCTCCTTCCCAGGGCCCACCCTCTGCGGACGCAGAGCGTCTGTTGGTCAGACTGATGGTCGGTTACGGCAGTCTCCGAGGCAATGCAATCTTGTCCTCGGCTTGGAAAGTCTCCGAACCGCTAGCTCAGATCCTCTGCGGCGCTGCCCTGCAGGGAAAGCCGCCAGCCCATTCTCAGGGGCGCGAGTGGAAGAATCACACTGCAGCAGAGGTAACAGACAGGGACCGAGGCCAATGAAGGGGGATGGGCGCATTAGAAGATAACGGGATGACCGGGATCAAGAACACGCCGCCACGCCCTCTCCGCCCGGCCTCTTATCCTCCAGCCGGTGGGCCCGGTTATCCTAGATCCGGACAGCGGCTTCCGAAGTGACAGCCACGTGGACTGCGGGGGACTAGAATGTTGGCGTGGGGGGCGGGGCTGGAAGGGCGCCCGAGAGGTGAAGAAGGACCCGCGTACGCATGCTCGGGCGCCGGCTGCCAGGCGACGCCGCCGGGAGCGAGTACGCTCCTGACGTCACGCGCCGCTCGTCCATTGAGCGGCGGCCGGAGGGAGGTGCCGTtccgccccctcccgcccccgccgccgccaccgccaccCCGGCAGCCGCCTCCGGGAGTGTCTGAGGGGGCGCTGGGCCGCCGCAGGCTCGGGCGCCGCAGCGCGCGGTCCGGAGCCGCCGGTCGAGGCCCAGCGTGCAGCTTGCTCCGACCCCCGCCGCCCGATGTCCTCAAGATGGAGTCGGCGGGGAGGGCGGCGTGAAGAAAGCGGCGCTGTGGGCGCTGGGGCAAGGGCCCGGGCGCCCCAggcggcgacggcggcggcggcggcgggatgGGGCTGCTCCTCATGATCCTGGCGTCGGCCGTGCTGGGCTCCTTCCTCACGCTCCTCACCCAGTTCCTGCTGCTCTACCGCAAACAGCCCGAGCCGCCGCCGGACGAGGCCGCCCGCGCGGCCGACGGCTTCCGCTACATCAAGCCGGTGCCGGGCCTGTCCCTGAGAGAGTACCTttatggcggcggcggcggggctgAGGAGCCCTCTGGCGGGCCCCCCGAGGGCGGCGCGACCCCGGCCCCCGAGACCCCCGCCCCGCCGACGCGCGAGACCTGCTACTTCCTCAACGCCATCATCCTGTTCTTGTTCCGGGAGCTGCGGGACACCGCACTTGCCCGCCGCTGGGTCACCAAGAAGATCAAGGTGGAGTTCGAGGAGCTGCTGCAGACCAAGACGGCTGGGCGCCTGCTGGAGGGGCTGAGCCTGCGGGACGTGTTCCTGGGTGAGACCGTGCCCTTCATCAAGACCATCCGGCTCCTACGGCCCGTGGCGCCCTCGGCCACCGGGGAGCCCGATGGCCCCGAGGGGGAGGCGCTGCCCCCCGCCACCACCCCCGAGGAGCTGGCCTTCGAGGCGGAGGTGGAGTACAACGGGGGCTTCCACCTGGCCATCGACGTGGACTTGGTCTTCGGCAAGTCCGCCTACCTGTTCGTCAAGCTATCGCGGGTGGTGGGGAGGCTGCGCTTCGTCCTCACCCGCGTGCCCTTCACCCACTGGTTCTTCTCCTTCGTGGAGGACCCGCGGATCGACTTCGAGGTGCGCTCCCAGTTCGAAGGGCGGCCCCTGCCCCAGCTCACCTCCTTCATCGTCAACCAGCTCAAGAAGATCATCAAGCGCAAGCACACCCTTCCGAGTTACAAGATCAGGTGAGAGGAAGGTTGCGGGGGAAGGTCGCCCGGGCGCGAGGGCCCCCTGGCTGCTGGGACCCCGAGCCTGGCAGGGCATTGCCTCCGTCGCTGGGTGGGAAGGGCAGAGACTTATAGAGCCCCTGCTTTccagggctcttccccaccctggcCAGGGCCCTCGATTAAGTACCCACATTCTTTGCTTCCGAAGGGCATTAATAAGAAGCTGGAAGCCTTTACGTGTGCTCTTGGGCATCCACGGTGTTGTCAGCGCGGGTCGAAGCAGCATATTGAAAATGgaagggaagtccctccctcccCGGACGGCTCTGGGACTGTTGAGAAACTATTTCTCTAGGTGGTTGCTGCATTGAGGGCAGCTTTGCAGCATCGCCTTGGCCACATTGAGAAACTGTTCGTGGACACCAAGTACAGGCATGAGGAGTGTGCTGGGAGCCCAGAGCTGTTGTATTTTTGCAACCGCAGGCCAGTTTTGCCTTGGTGCTTTGGCAACTTTCAAGGCAGAGGCAGCATCTATTGGAAAGGAATACTTTTCCACTGCAAATTGGAAACGAGTTGGGAGCCTATACATCTTGTAGTTCTCTGTACCTTTTGTGTTAATGTCGTCTGGGGTAAATTCTGTAGCACAACCCCAGGCTGCCCCCTGACCTTTGAACTCTACTTGGCTGTAGGCTCCTCCCACAGTACCTGAAATTGCCCAGCAGGTAGTATTTTAAGATAGGTTAGTGACTTTAACTTTGTAAAGCCTACCTATATCTGGCGGCTTGATTTTTATGTAGTGTACTATTTTGATTAATGTACAAGGGtttgggtttttatttatttttaatatcgtAGAGGTGGAAGGGGAAAAGAAATTTTGTGGGGCTGGAGTCTTCACTTTGGGAAGGCTTGTCGGTGTTGAAGGGTCATATATGGCTATTTCTTCTAAAACAGATACATTTTTAACTTAAAGTGTTTAACCctttaggattttcttctttACCATAAAATTATGTAGTCTGGTATTTGCCTCACCTAGTTCCCTTTAGTGGAAGTTACATATTTCTAGATCACTAACTTGCTACCACAGTTTAAAACATCAGTGACCCAGATAATTCAGGAATGCTTTTGTTTGGGATGGAGTATTGACTTGTATTATGTGGCAGGTTTGCCTTAGTAATTGTGTTTGTTTAGGCTAACAGCATAGTGACAGCTTAAAACCGTCAAGTGGCAgaaatttataatggaaaattttCCATAGATTTGCACAGGATGGTGAACTGGTCATTCACTGTCTGATTTCCTGTTCCGTGAAGTAGAACATACTTATGAAACCTACTCTTTCAGCTCTGGAATATGTGACTAAATTCTCAGTGAGTTATAGTGTTTAAGCAGTGAGGTGTTTATAGCAGTGTGTGGCTGAGAAAGTCATGAGAGAAAGTTGTTACAGATTTTGATATGTTTTCACAACTTCAGTTCTAATATTTTCTAAGTGGCTTTAAGATGCCAAAGACTTGACTAAGCTATTATTGATATTTGGGGGTTATTTGCAGGTTAGCCAGCGGTAATGGGATTACATGTCATTttgggttggttggttggttggttagtTGTTTTCAGTGTTGACTTGAAATTCAGTTAAATCTGAAGGAAATTGTGATTAGCAGTTATAGAGCCATTAATAGGTTTATTTCCTTTGAAGGAAGTTTTAGCGTCTGTTCAATTGAATAGCATCATCATTTAAAATGTAGTcaaattgcttttatttactGTATCCAAAAGGATTTTTAGAAAACCTAAAAATCTTGGGTGTGTTTGGGTATTATGATATTTCAACTTTTAAACCTTAAAAGTTAAATGGTCACCTCCAAAAGTCTACACTCTTGGGCTCTATATTCCAAAGAATAGTCAGTAAGTACTGCACAGAATATATCACTCAGTCTGTAAATATTTACTGTGCAACTGCTCTGTGCTTAACCATTATTCTGGGTACAGGGTTTCCATACAGTCTCAACCCTAATGGAGGTTGGAGTTTAGTGAGGATTGAATTAGCTGTACTTAATAAGATTTAGCTAGAATGTCATTGATGGGGTAACATTGAAGTAACTAGGAAGCTGATTTTAGTTTagtaaaagaaaaggataaaagtaTGAGGATGGAGAGTGCTGCTTCAGAAAGTGTTGAGTTCTCTTATCTGTGTGTAGCTGTTCTGCCAGGAATATTTTAAACTACTGATGTTGTGGAGCAAATTCAAGTTTCAGCAAAGAGAAcgaattaaaatacatttaagatGTGTCACAATTCTCATAATGAGAATTAAAGTAGCTGTGGTTTCTCCTTttttatagatggggaacagtgctCAGAgtagttaaataacttgcctaaagtcacacaacTGTCAGATGGTGAAATCCAGCTCAGATACAGCCAGACTACCCTTTTTTCTTAAACTATACTGTGTTGTCCTTAAGGGATTTTTAAAGTATGCCATCAAAATAATGTATGTGGGAGGTATGCTTTCAAATTAACTGAGAACTCTTAAGAAGCATATGACTGTACAGCTTTTCTCCCCCCTTAAATTAGAAGTTTTGAGAAagattccttttaaattttttttaatttaaatcataAGGGTAAATCTTTGGGTGCTACCCTATtaagcatttcatttttaatccaGCAGATTTTGTTTCCGAATAGAAGGTCTTGCTAGTTTATCCTTTTTAGCTGCCTAATCTACTTAGTAGAGCTAAAGCAGTAAAGAGAACTGTATTGAATCTTAGGGTCTTTTGGCACTTGAAATTAttataaaggagaaatattttaacaGTTGGCCTTGTTGTCACTTCTTCCccctcttcatttgtttttccattttcatattgctaaagtgaaagtgttataaAGTGGCCCATCAGGGCTACCAGTTCTGATCAGGAGATGAGAAGGCAGCTTAAGTGGTTGGCTGCTTTCTAAGGACCTAGCTGATAGACACTTCATTTTACCCAGGTAACATAGTTGGTAAAGgctgtagtattttttttaacgagtatacattttttaacatattattctaattttattaatattccaATGCCACTATctcagtgttaattttttttgagttttttcttaaaatgtacactttaaaatagtaaattaaagccatcattttaaaaattattattaatcaaAAATTAGTCTTCAAGAGAAAAAGATTACCCTCAGTGTTCTTTTCTTCgctcattttttttgttgttctcaaaaattttgtttttatttaatttcctatTAGCAGAGAATTATGGGTTACCAGTGCTCTTGACTACATGGAGAACCCATCTTCAACATGAAATCTAAGTAATAGTCCTGAGGAGTTTAGGGTTTGCGAGTCAGGTATTTGAGATTCTTACTGATGCTTCTCTTCCTAGGGTATCATTGCTGAGTAGTCAGCAGTGGTTGCATATTCAAAGGCCATATCTGGTTCGTAGGTGCTTTTAATTTGGCTTGCACTGTAGTTTTTTTGTTTCCTCATTGCCagcatttaaaaatggataatatTGCATGATttggatttctggcttctcttagGAAAATCTGGAAGACCTTAAAGCACTAGGCCTGCATTCGTCCTAGCAGTAATAAGATGGGAGAGATGGAGTCTAGGTGCAGGAAGCTCTTACATAGAGTGAGTCCCCACCCACTTGCTACATTTACTGATGACACTTGCCTGCCTGGCATTATATACATTTGAAATTGCTTACTAAATGAACATTACTCTTGCTCTTCACTGCAAGTGGGAAGAGTGTTAGTAGCTGGGTAGTAGAGGGTGATCATTTTTATCCCTTTTTAAACATTATGTCTTTGAAAAGCCTTTCACTGAacaactttattttataaaagatattATCATTATAATATTGAATGCTAAAAACATCATTCTAttggaaatcttttaaaaatcccttgaaatgtttttcatttctctgcagTGTAGTGATAGTAAGTAGACAGTGGCTGCTTTTCCCTTGAGTTTGCTGGACTTTTGCTTTAGTGCAAAGTGTGGGTCATCAGTTAACTAGGTATAAGTGTTTACTTCTCTGAGTTACAAATAAGGGGGCATCTACTTATTGACACTGTTTGAATTTAATAAATTAGTATGGAACAAATATTGGAAAACTTCACTTTTCAAGTTCATGGAATATCTTCTGAGCATGACTATTTTGTCAaaactgtttcattcttttactcttAAAAATGTTCTGATATATATTTGTAGAAAATTTTCACATATTCTTAGTGACTGGAGATTGAGGATAGGTCTATATTTAGTTTGATAGGGTCTTTTAGCATAATTATCTGTATCTTCTCTAATACATGATTAATTTCAGAGAACTAAATTAGACTTGGTCTGGAAAGCCTCATACTATATAGAGCCGCTTGTAATTGTGTTATTTCTTCCTTGGTCTGAGATGAGAAAGCAAAACATTTATTCTTACGTtaattataactttttaaaattttattgaatattgGAAGTAAAGATAGTTTCTAGTAATCAATGTcttcttaaaaattttcaaaatgaattctcTGAAAGCTGACAAAATCATTTGTAAAGTTAAATGTATGGTACTGTGTTTATTCACTTACACTTTCATACTTTTGTTTCTGtatataaacaaatttttaaaaatatctttgcttAGGctggaaaatactttaaaatagctACTAAGtataattttacttatattaGTAGAAAAAATTCACCTTTGGTACTTTGGGATAGTGAAGACAAGGACATTGGGGTATCATTCTAGCTGTTCTAGAGTAATGATGTAATGTATTagctaatttttaatttgttatttcttgtaCTTCTGCTCAGATGAGTATctctatataaatggaattgtaagATGACATTGTCTTAGATAAataattgtcattttttaaataatcacttATTTTTAGTAACTAAAGATAACTGAAGTACTGAAGACTACCATaccaagtggagaaggaaatgacaacccactccagtattcttgcctggacagttctgtggacagaggagcctggtgggctatagtccatggggtcgcaaagagttggacaatactaagtgactaaaacacacacacacaccccatagcTAGTGTTGTAAGAGTATGATGATAAAAATGGTTATAGCATAGTTCATGCTTTCAGGCTGGTTAGTCTTCctgggaaaaacagaaaacagttaaAGCTCATTATACTggcatttgtatatatttaagaccTTCAGTTTTGTGAGAAATGAAGAGGAGCGATCAGTGTCTGCTAGGCAAACACTTGATTACTTTGTGCTGTATAATGTTTTGTGACCTTGGAATACTTGAGTATGCTCCAGTTTAGTGCTGGTTTTAACTTCTTGCAAGTTGGGTTTTCTTCAGCTATTTTGAATTACTATGATTTAGGCATTTAAAACACTTTAGATGGAAAATAGTATATTGAAAATTAAATCTTTGCTCTAAAAATTTGGCTTACATATTGAAAAGAGAAGAGTAATAATGAGGAAGCTGTTTGAGTCTAATCAGTAGTGTAGAGATGTGTTGGCTTCTGAGAAAGCCCTACTGTGTTACTggaaatagccaaagcagatcaCTATAAAGTAGATTGCATTGAAGGAGCATGCCTAATCAGACACTTAATATTGACTTATAAATATTACTAGTCTATCATATGAGATAGAGACACAGGTAATAAAATCAGTTTGCTAACCATATGCAAAGCACTCTGTGTGTACTTCCAAATACTTGCTATCTTTTTTCATAGTTACAGGAGCTGTGTAGGAGAAGTCGGTATCTCATTTTTACAGAGACGGTGGAAACTTGAGACTTCCAAGGGATTAGTGACCCTCtcagagtctttttaaaaagtcctggACTCCTAAAGTCATGTGTGTTATTTCTACGGAGATAAATCAATGGTTACTCTACCAGGAGTTTGCAAACAAACTGGTGCTAGGCTTACAAATTAAGAAtgacttttacattttataactttatattttaaagttgttcaaacaaaaagaagaagaatgtgCAACAGACCATATTGGattctaaaatatttcctttctcatcCACTGTAAAAAAAGGTTTGCTAATCCCTGGTCTAAACCCTGAAACAGAAAGCCCTAAagtaaaaaacacacaaaaaaactgtacTTCAGTGTATACAAAAAAGGAACATGTGTGCATATACAATACATTGAAAGGtacttttaaacctttttttgAGAGTCCTATCTTTTTGGAAAGCTAATGataatgttatagccacgctttccgggaaacagactcactcagaaggacaatgcagatagtggagtgcagtttattacaccggcgggcccaaggcagtctcctcttagccaaggaccccgtccagcatttgtgaaaatcttttataccccatgcgtacgtgtctaaacccaccacctaccccatgtgtacgtgtctaaacagtcaatagtcaataagcccgcagttacattccaaccagttaataatcgataagcctgtgattacatcctgataaatacgaaaaaaagtttatgacctgtccggagacaggggtgattacggtatgcttcctcttatgcagtgagtagcctggatgtgatcttcaagattcccctgtctggagggggtcttatctttccattgtcgtccccacaggcactaagcagagagttcagagtccgctggagaggcagccgagcatggccagcacggacaggcctgagatggagtccaggccctatgaattccttcttcaataacTGTGGTACTTTGCAGAAAAATGCATAAACAGTTTAATTTCATGGAATTTTTAGTCCCCTGGAAATCTGTCTGGGGTTCTTAACCCAGGTTGCATAGTAAACACAAAGGAATACAATTTTGTTCCCATAAATATAACTAAAACTAatcttctgaaaaaaaatactaagCACTTCATACTTTTGCTGGCCTTCTTGTATGGCTTCTACGGCTCACTGACCCAGCATTTCTCCCCTTCTCATCCTCCATACCCTCCGAACATTGTCATCAGGAAACAAATGCTGTTAAAtccctttgtttctttctagAGTCATAGGACCTACCAATACTTTTGTCATGACATCAGAGCACATCACACTTCATTGGAAAGTTGTAAAGCGCCTACCTGGTCATTAGCAGAAGTTTTACAGAGTAGTTTCGAAATCTCTCTTGccaaattgctgctgctgctgctaagtcacttcagtcgtgtccgactctgtgcgaccccatagacggcagcccactaggctccgccgtccctggaattcttcaggcaagaacactggaatgggttgccatttccttctccaatgcatgaaagtgaaaagtgaaagtgaagttgctcagtcgtgtctgattcttcgcgaccccatggactgcagcccaccaggctcctccgtccatgggattttccagacaa
The genomic region above belongs to Cervus canadensis isolate Bull #8, Minnesota chromosome 8, ASM1932006v1, whole genome shotgun sequence and contains:
- the PDZD8 gene encoding PDZ domain-containing protein 8 isoform X2; this translates as MGLLLMILASAVLGSFLTLLTQFLLLYRKQPEPPPDEAARAADGFRYIKPVPGLSLREYLYGGGGGAEEPSGGPPEGGATPAPETPAPPTRETCYFLNAIILFLFRELRDTALARRWVTKKIKVEFEELLQTKTAGRLLEGLSLRDVFLGETVPFIKTIRLLRPVAPSATGEPDGPEGEALPPATTPEELAFEAEVEYNGGFHLAIDVDLVFGKSAYLFVKLSRVVGRLRFVLTRVPFTHWFFSFVEDPRIDFEVRSQFEGRPLPQLTSFIVNQLKKIIKRKHTLPSYKIRALIRSWKPLRVLLGIHGVVSAGRSSILKMEGKSLPPRTALGLLRNYFSRWLLH